The following DNA comes from Streptomyces sp. Ag109_O5-10.
GGAGTGGCCGACGCTCCCCGGGCGGGAGCCTGCGTGCTCGCCCGCTGCGTCGGCGCGACACTCGGACGTGGGCTGGGCGTGGCCGGCGTCGGTGATCCCGAGGGGCGGTGCGGGGCGGTGGGACTGAGAGCCGGCGGCGCGAGGGGGACCTGGGGGGAGTGCGGCGCGGCAGGCGCCGTCAGGTGCAGCGACAGGGCGACACAGACGGCGACGGCACAGGTCACCCCCGCCCCGGCCGCCGTGCGGACCAGCCGGCGGCGGCCCGCGGCGCGCCGGATCTGCTCGTAGCGGCCCGGTGGCGGACCGAGGTGGGCGGCCGGGGGCCGGAGGATGACCGCCAGGGGGTCGTCGGGGCCGTCGAACTCGGGCTCGTCGTCAAAGCGTGTGGTCAAGGCTTCTCCTCAGATGGCCGCGGAGCAGTTCTCGGGCCGCGTGCAGATCGGCCTTGACGGTTCCTTCCTTGCGCCCGGTCAGCTCGGACACCTCCCGGATCGGCATGTCAGCGTAGTAGTGCAGCAGGATCGGCACCCGCAGCCGCTCGGGCAGGGACTGCACCAGCAGGCGTACCGAGGGATCCGCCGGTTCGGCGTGCGGGCGGATCGCGGCCTCCGTACCGGCCCGGCGCACCGCGCGGCGCTCGCGCTCCAGCTTGCGCCAGTGGTCCCGGACCAGGTTGGCCGCGGTGACGTAGAGGAAGCCGCGCGGCTCCTCCACCTTCGTCCACCGGGCCCACAGCCGGGTGAAGGCCTCCGAGGCGATCTCGTGCGCCGTCTCGTCGTCGTCGACCAGACGACGGCACCAGCCGGCCAGGCGCGGATAGAGGGCGGCGAACAGCTCGGAGGCCGCCGTGTCACGGGACCGTTTCAACGTTCTCCAGGGTCGTGGGGGGGGGTAGCTCGTCCGGGAGGATGCGGGCCCGGTGGCGTGCGTTCCACCTGACCCGCATCCGTTCCGGCGGGTCAGCGTGTGGTGCCGGTCAGCGTGGCGAAGACGATCACGTTGTCGAGGTAGCCGTCGCCGCCGCGCGGACCGCCGCAGGTGATCAGCCGCAGTTCCGGGCGGTCCACGTCCCCGTACACGTCCTCGGTCGGGAACGCGGCCTTGGCGACCGTACGCACCTTGTCGACGGTGAACACCGCCGACCTGCCGTTCTCCAGGCGCGCCACGGCCTGCTCGCCCCGGCGCAGCTCCGCGAGCCGGCGGAACACCCCGTCCCCGTAGGCGCCGACCGTGACATGGCCGAGGATCACCGACGGGCCGGTCTGCCCCGGGGTGGGGGAGTACCGGTACCAGCCCGCCCGGTCGTGCGCGGTGACCGGCGGCACCTGCACCGTGCCGTCGGCGGCCAGGCCGAGCCGCAGCAGCGGGGTGTCGACCCCGATCGCCGGAATGCGCAGCCGGACCGGCGTGGACCTGCCCAGTGGGGTGGGCGCGCCGGAGGCGGCCGTGGTCGTGGCCGGGGGCGGCGAGGACGCCGGACTCCGGTGGGCGGCCGGGGCCGTCCGGTCCGGTGTCCGGCCCGCGCAGCCCGCCAGCAGCGAGGCCGTCGCGGCGGTGACCAAGGTGCGCCTGGAGAGGGGGGTCATGCCCCGGTCGCCCGGCGGCGACGGACGGCGAACACCGTCGCGCCCGCGGCGAGCACGGCCGCCGCGCCGCCGCCGATCAGCGCGTTCTCGGAGCCGGAGTCCGAGGACGGCTCCGTCACCCCGGTGTCGGGCGCGCCCTGCGGCACCGCCGCGACCTGGCGGGAGTCCCGCGTCGGCGCGGGGGTCGAGGCCCGGGACGGCGCGGCGGACGGCGCCTGGGACGGGACGGCGGACGGCTTGGCGGAGACCGCGGCGGACTGCGCCACGGTGGGGACCGGGCGCGGGGTGGAGCTGTCGGCGAACGCGGGCACCGTGCCCGCCAGGACGGCGGTGCAGGCGAGTGCCGTGGCGCTCAGGACTGTTCGGCGCATGAGGACGCTCTCTTTCGTCGGCCCGCCGTGGTCGGGGCGGGCTGAGTTACGGATCGTGCGGAGAGACGACCCGGCACCGGGACGGGTTGTAAAGAGATGGCAAAGCCGTGCGGCGGACGGGCGGCGGGTGACGGGTGCGGCCGGACGTTGGCCGGTTCGCCACCAGACTTGAGTGGTTTGTTTTCTTGAATCACTCGTGTTTATGGCGATAGGTTGTCGCCATGACCGCCTCCCAGCCCCCGACGACCGCCGACGAGCTGCGCGGTGCCGGCCTGCGGGTGACGGCCGCCCGCGTCGCGCTGCTGGAGACCGTCCGCCACGGGGACCACCTCGACGTCGAGGCGATCGCCTCGGGCGTCCGCGAGCGGGTGGGCCACATATCGCTTCAAGCCGTGTACGACGCGCTGCACGCGCTCACCACGGCGAAACTCATACGCCGCATCGAACCGGCCGGCAGCCCGGCCCGCTTCGAGGGGCGTGTCGGCGACAACCACCACCACGTCCTGTGCCGGTCGTGCGGTGCCGTCGCCGATGTCGACTGTGCGGTCGGTGACGCCCCGTGCCTGACCGCGTCGGACGACCACGGCTTCGCGATCGACGAGGCCGAGGTCATCTACTGGGGCCTGTGCCCCGCCTGTTCCACCGCCAGTAGTTCCTGAGTAAGTCCAGTAGTTCCCGAGTACATCCAGTAGTTCCTGAGTACGTCGATCCGCCCTTTCCGGAAGGATTTCCCCCATGTCTGAGGCCCAGGAGAACGCGGGCAAGTGCCCGGTCGCGCACGACCGCGCACCGCACCCCACCCAAGGCGGCGGCAACCGCCAGTGGTGGCCCGAGGGGCTCAACCTGAAGATCCTTGCCAAGAACCCCGCTGTCTCGAACCCCCTCGACGAGGGTTTCGACTACGCCGAGGCGTTCCAGAACCTCGACCTCGCCGCCGTGAAACGTGACATCGCGGAGGTGCTCACCACCTCCCAGGACTGGTGGCCGGCCGACTTCGGCAACTACGGCCCGCTGATGATCCGCATGGCCTGGCACAGCGCCGGCACCTACCGCATCTCCGACGGCCGCGGCGGCGCCGGCGCCGGCCAGCAGCGCTTCGCCCCGCTCAACAGCTGGCCGGACAACGGCAACCTGGACAAGGCGCGCCGTCTGCTGTGGCCGGTCAAGAAGAAGTACGGCCAGGCCATCTCCTGGGCCGACCTCATGATCCTCACCGGCAACGTGGCCCTGGAGTCGATGGGCTTCAAGACCTTCGGCTTCGGTGGCGGCCGCGAGGACGTCTGGGAGCCGGAGGACGACGTCTACTGGGGTCCCGAGAAGGTCTGGCTCGACGACCAGCGCTACACGGGCGACCGTGACCTGGAGAGCCCGCTCGGCGCCGTCCAGATGGGCCTCATCTACGTCAACCCCGAGGGCCCCAACGGCAACCCGGACCCGATCGCCGCGGCCCGCGACATCCGCGAGACCTTCCGCCGGATGGCGATGAACGACGAGGAGACCGTCGCCCTCATCGCCGGCGGCCACACCTTCGGCAAGACCCACGGCGCCGGCCCCGCCGAGAACGTGGGCGCCGAGCCCGAGGGCGCCCCGATCGAGCAGCAGGGCCTCGGCTGGAAGAGCACCTACGGCACCGGCAAGGGCGGCGACGCCATCACCAGTGGTCTGGAGGTCACCTGGACCACCAAGCCCACCCAGTGGAGCAACGACTTCTTCGGCATCCTCTTCGGCTACGAGTGGGAGCTGACCGAGTCCCCGGCCGGCGCCAAGCAGTGGGTGGCCAAGGACGCCGAGGCGATCATCCCGGACGCGCACGACCCGTCGAAGAAGCGTCTGCCCACGATGCTCACCACCGACCTGTCGCTGCGCTTCGACCCGATCTACGAGCCGATCGCGCGCCGCTTCCACGAGAACCCCGACCAGTTCGCGGACGCCTTCGCCCGCGCCTGGTTCAAGCTGACCCACCGTGACATGGGCCCGAAGTCCCTGTACCTCGGCCCGGAGGTCCCGGCGGAGACGCTGATCTGGCAGGACCCGCTGCCGCAGGCCGAGGGCGAGGCCATCGACGCGGCCGACGTCACGGCTCTGAAGGCCAAGCTCCTCGACTCGGGCCTGACGGTCTCGCAGCTGGTCAAGGCGGCGTGGGCGTCGGCCTCGACGTTCCGCGGCAGCGACAAGCGCGGCGGCGCCAACGGCGCCCGCGTCCGCCTGGAGCCGCAGCGCGGCTGGGAGGTCAACGACCCGGACGAGCTCGCCCAGGTCCTGCGGGTTCTGGAGGGCGTCCAGCGCGACTTCAACACCGGTGCCAAGAAGGTCTCCCTGGCCGACCTGATCGTCCTCGGCGGTGCCGCCGCGGTGGAGAAGGCCGCCAAGGACGCCGGTGTCGACGTCGAGGTGCCCTTCACCCCGGGCCGGGTCGACGCGACCGACGAGCACACGGACGCCGAGTCCTTCGCGGCTCTGGAGCCGACCGCGGACGGCTTCCGCAACTACCTCGGCAAGGGCAACCGCCTGCCGGCCGAGTACCTGCTCCTCGACCGCGCCAACCTGCTCGGCCTCAGCGCCCCCGAGCTGACCGTCCTCGTCGGCGGTCTGCGCGTCCTCGGCGCCAACCAGGGCGGCTCGAAGCACGGCGTCCTCACCGAGACGCCGGGCGTGCTGACCAACGACTTCTTCGTCAACCTGCTCGACATGGGCACGACCTGGAAGTCCACGTCCGAGGACCAGTCCACCTTCGAGGGCCGCGACGCGAGTGGCGCGGTCAAGTGGACCGGCACCCGTGCCGACCTGGTCTTCGGCTCCAACTCCGAGCTGCGCGCCGTCGCCGAGGTCTACGCGAGCGACGACGCCAAGGAAAAGTTCGTGAAGGACTTCGTGGCCGCCTGGACGAAGGTCGCCGACGCCGACAGGTTCGACCTGGTCTGACCGAACCTGGTCTGAGCGACCGTGGTCCGACCGACCGTGGTCTGAGCGACCGTGGTCCGACCGACCGGAGCCCTGTGCCCGGGCCGGCTCCCCGTGAGCCGGTCCGGGCATTGCCGTCTGTGCGGCTGCCTGGTCAACTCCCCACCGGGACAAGCGCGTAGCACGCGACCTCGGCGGACTCTGCAGCACCATCACCACCACGGGGACTGCGACGCCGCGTCGTCGCTGCCGCCCGCCCTCGATCCGTCGGTCCCCGACGCGGAACTGACGTCCGGCCATGACGCAGGACCACGTACGTCCGGAGTGGCGCGACGCCGCCCTCACCCTGGTCCTGGTCCTGGTCCTGGTCCTGGTCCCGGCCGCGGGCGGCCTGCCGGCCCCCTTCGAGGCCCGGGCCCCACCCCGTGCCGCGCGCACCACTCCTGACGCGAGGGTAACCCCTTAGTGACATGGCCTGGTCAAATCTGTCAGGCTTCCGACTCGCACCACTTCGCAACGCGTATGGCCGCCGCCGGCGCACCCCGGGCCGGACCGGCGGCCACTCAGCAGGCCAGGATCCCGGCCTCCGCAAAGGAGTTTCGTGTGAGATCGACCCCCCACAGGGCCTTCGCCACCAGCGCGCTGGCCATCGCGGCGCTCGCCGCGGCCCTGCTCCCCGGCAGCACGGCGTCAGCCGCCGACCAGGCGGCCTGCACTCCCGCCCAGGTCGTCGCCAACGGCGGCTTCGAGAGCGGTACGTCACCCTGGACGCAGTCCTCGACCAGCGTGATCACCAGCCGCTCCGGCCAGTCCGCCCACGGCGGCTCCAGCTTCGCCTGGCTGGACGGCACCGGCTCCACCCATACCGACACGCTCTCGCAGAGCGTCAGCGTCCCCTCCGGATGCGCCGCGACGCTCTCCTTCTGGCTGCACGTCGACACCGCCGAGACCACCTCGTCCACGGCGTACGACAAGCTCACGGCCAAGATCGGCAGTACCACGCTGGCGACCTATTCGAACCTGGACAAGAACACCGGGTACGTGAAGAAGTCGTTCGACGTGTCCGCCTTCGCCGGCCAGACCGTGACCGTGGCCTTCACCGGCACCGAGGACTCCAGCCTCCAGACCAGCTTCGTCGTCGACGACGTGGCCCTCGACACCTCGGCCGCCGGCACGCCCGGCGACACCACCCGCACCCCCGCAGCGCCGTCGTACACCGTCAGCCTGACCAGCAACTCCGCCGGCACCGGCTGGAGCGGCCACGAGAGCGTGACCTTCACCAACGCCTCCGCGACCGCGCTCAGCGAGGTCTACCTCAGGCTGTGGGACAACTACCACGGCACCTGCTCGGCCCCGCCGATCACCGTCAGCAACGTCACCGGCGGCACCGCGGGCGCCCTCTCGGTCGCCTGCACCGCCCTGGAGGTCGCCCTGCCGACGCCGCTGGCGCAGGGCCAGAGCACCACGATCGGCTTCGACCTGGGCATCACCGTGCCCAGCGGCGCCGACCGCTTCGGCCACGACGGCGCCTTCAGCATGATCGGCAACGCGCTGCCCGTGCTCGCGGTCCGCGACGGCTCCGGCTGGCACCTGGACCCGTACACCAACAACGGCGAGTCCTTCTACTCCCTGGCCGCCGACTTCAAGGTGACCCTGGACCATCCCAGCAGCCTCCTGGTCCCGGCGACCGGCACCTCGGTCGACACCCCCGGCACCAGCGGCCGTACCGTCACCACCGCCACGGCCTCCAAGGCCCGTGACTTCGCCTGGGCGGCCGGGCCGTTCACCAAGATCTCCGGCACCTCCCCGGGCGGCGTGCCGGTCAACATCTACTCGGTGTCGGGCATCAGTTCCTCCAGCGCCCAGTCCATGCTCACCACCGCCAAGTCGGCGGTCGACGCCCACGCCGGCCGCTTCGGGGCCTACCCCTACGGCGAACTGGACGCGGTCATCGACAACAACTTCTGGTTCGGCGGCATGGAGTACCCGGCTTCGTCCTCGACCTCGTCAGCACCACCGCGCTCACCCACGAGATCGGCCACCAGTGGTGGTACGGCATCGTCGGCGACGACGAGTACAACAGCCCCTGGCTGGACGAGGCGTTCACCGACTACGCCACCGATCTGGCGCAGGGACTGACCGGCAGCAACTGCTGGAACAGCGTCTCCTGGGCCTCGTCGGCCGAGAAGATCACCAACTCGATGGCCTACTGGGACACCCACTCCTCGCGCTACTCCACCGTCGTCTACGGCTACGGCAAGTGCGCCCTGCACGACCTGCGCCGCCTCATCGGTGACACCGCCATGACCAACCTCCTGAAGAGCTACGCCAGTTCGCACTGGTACGGCGTCTCGACCACCGCCGAGTTCAAGGCGGCGGCCCAGGCCGCGACCAGCACCGACCTGACGTCGTTCTGGACCACGCACCGCATCGACGGCTGACACCCGTCCGGAAGGGGCGGGGAATTTCCCCGAGGGGCAAAGCGCAGCCCGGGGATCTTTCCCGCTCCGTCCGCACACCGTCGTGTGGTACCTCTGTCGTCGTCCCCACGCCGACGAGCCCCTGGTGTCCTTCACATGAGCAACTCCCGCCCCTCACCCTGCGCCGCGGCGCGATCTCCGTGAGTCCCGAGCGACTGTCGATGCTCGGCGACGCCGTCTTCGCCATCGCCATCACCCTGCTCGCCCTCGACATCACCGTCCCCGAGGGCCTGCGCGACTCGGAAGTCCCGCACGCCCTGCGGGAGTTGCTGCCCGCGATCGGCGCGTACCTGCTGAGCTTCGCCGTCATCGGCGTGCTCTGGCTGACCCAGCACGCCCTGTTCCGGATGATCGCGACCGTCGACCGCTGGCTGCTCTACCTGTACTTCGCCCTGCTCGCGGTCGCCGCGGCGCTGCCCTTTCCGACCAAGCTGATCAGCGAGTACGGCGAGACGGCGGCGGCCACGGCGTGCTACTCGGGCTCGATCGCGCTGTCCCTCGGCTTCCTCGGCGCGATGTACCTGCGCCTGCTGGCCGCCCCGGCGCTGGCGGTGACGGGCACGGACCCGGCGGAACTGCGGGCGTCGGTCCGCCGCAGCGCCCTGCACGTCCTGGTCTTCGTGACCGCGATCCCGCTGGCGTTCTGGTCACCCGGCCTCGCCAAGTACTGGTGGCTGATGGTGATCCCGGCCCGCGCCCTGCACCGGGCACCGGCACCGGCCGTGCCGGCCGCGGCCGGGGAAGAGCGGTCCTAGGCCCGCCCGGGTCAGGGGATGGCCAGTTCGGCCCAGATGGTCTTCCCGGACCCGGTGTAGCGCGTACCCCAGCGCTGCGACATCTGGGCGACGAGGAACAGGCCGCGGCCGCCCTCGTCGTCCCGGCGGGCCCGCCGCAGGTGCGGTGCCGTGTGCGCGTTGTCGGAGACCTCGCACAGCAGGCTGCGGTCCTTGATCAGCCTCAGCATCACCGGCCCGGTGGCGTACCGGATGCTGTTGGTGACCAGCTCGCTCACCACCAGTTCCGCGGTGAACGCCAGGTCGGCCAGGCCCCAGGACTCCAGCTGGCGCTCCGTGTCCGTGCGCGCCCGCGCCACCATCGCCGGGTCGGGCGGCAGCTCCAGGTCCGCCACCTGGCCGGCCCCGAGCCGCCGGGTACGGATCAGCAGCAGGGTCGCGTCGTCCGCCTGCGGCCCCGGCGGCAGCGTCGACAGCGCCCGGTCGCACAGCTCCTCCAGCGGGCACCGCTGCCAGGTGAGCACATGGGCGAGACGGTCGATACCGCTGTCGATGTCGGTGCGCCGGTCCTCCACCACCCCGTCGGTGAAGAAAGCCACCACGCTGCCGTTGGACAGGCTCAGCTCGACGTTCTCGTAGGGCAGGCTGCCGAGCCCCAGGGGCGGACCCGGCGCCAGCGCGGACAGCGCCACCGAGCCGGTCGCGTCGGCCACGATCGGCGGCGGATGCCCCGCGCTCGCCCAGACACAGCGGCCGCTCACCGGGTCGTAGATCGCGTACAGGCAGGTCACCCCGAGCGCCTCGTCGCCGAGCCCGTCGTCCGCGTCGGGCTCGGAGTCCTGCGCGACCAGGCCGTCGAGGCGGGTGAGCAGCTCCGCCGGGTCGAGGTCCAGCAGCGCCAGGGTCCGTACGGTGGCGCGCAGCCTGCCCATGGTCGCGGCCGCGTGCACGCCGTGGCCGACCACGTCGCCGACGGTCAGCCCCACGCGGGCTCCGGAGAGCGGGATCAGGTCGAACCAGTCGCCGCCCACGCCCACCCGGCTGTCGGCGGGCAGATACCGGTACGCCACCTCGACCGCGCTCTGCTCGGGCAGGTGCTGCGGCAGCAGGCTCCGCTGCAGCACCAGGGCCGCCGCGTGCTGGCTCGTGTAGCGGCGGGCGTTGTCGATGCCGACGGCGGCCCGCTCGGTCAGCTCCACCGCAAGGGTCTGCTCCTCGGGCCCGAAGGGGTCCGGGTTGTGGCTGCGCCGGAAGGTGGCGAGGCCGAGGACCGCGTCCCGGGCGAGCAGCGGGACGAAGAGGCTGGAGCGCCGCCCGTCCGGCGCGGGCCCGTCCGGTGACGTGGGCGGGACGGCGTCGACGACGGGGCGGCTGGTGGCCAGGCTCAGTGCCTGCGGCGACGACGGCGGGTAGGAGACGGGACTGGTCCGGAACTCCTCCGGGGTCCGGCCGTGCATCCGCAGCAGGCTGTGGCCCGGCGCCGAACCCGTCGGCGGCTGCCGGCCCTCGATGACCGCCGGCGGGAGGTCGACCAGTACCTCGTCGGCCAGCTGCGGCACCGCCACGTCGGCGAGTTCCGCGGCGGTGCGGCGCACGTCCAGCGAGGCGCCGATGCGCTTGCCCGCCCGCACGAGCAGCGACAGCCGTTCCTGGGCCCGGTAGCGGTCGGTGATGTCCAGGGACTCCTCGAACAGGCCCAGCGGCTCGCCCCGGGCGTCCACCAGCCGGTGGTACGAGCAGGACCAGACGTGCTCGCGCACCGGGTCGGCGGGGGCCCGTCCCCGGTAGTGCATGCCCATGATCGGTTCGCCCGTCGTGAGCACGTGCTCCATGATCTGGTCCTCGTCCGGCGGATGGTGCCGGGAGATGAACTCGCCCTCGGGGAAGAGGTCCGCCGCCGGACGGCCCACGTACTGGGCGACCCCCGCGAGCTCCAGATCGGTGGAGACGTTCCCCCAGACGACCCGCATGTCGGTGTCGAAGATCGTCAGGCCCACGGGGGACTCGGTGGCCAGCCCCTGCAACATGGCCAGCTGGGACTCCCAGCAGCGCAGCTCCTTCAGCTCCGCCGCGAGCACGACGGTCGCGGCCATGTCCTGGGTCACGATGGGGCTGAAGGTCACGGCCGCGCGCAGGGTACGCCCGTCCCGGCAGACCAGGTCCAGGACCGTGCTGCGGGGCCGGTGCGCCGTGCAGAGCGAGGAGGGCCGCTGTCCCGGGTCCGTCGCCAGCAGCAGGGCCGCCGGCCGGCCGAGCACGTCCTCGGCCGGATGCCCGAGCAGGCGCCGGGCCGACGGGCTCCAGCCCGAGATGCGGCCGTCGGCGTCCAGCACCGCGGCCGCGGCCTTGGTGAGGTCCAGAGGACTGTGGAAATCGACGTCGGCCGCGTTCGGAAAACGATCCATGGGCACCGCTTCCCTCCGTGCTCCCCCAGCATCCCGTGCCGCAGGACGGACGACAACCGCACGGCCCGCCCGCCGGAGCGGAGCCGCACCACGAGAAGCCCTGACGGCCCGGGGCGCGGGACAGACCTTCGGCACCCGTCACGCGCGTCCCGCCGGCGATCCCGCCTCGGGCGGACCCGGCACCTGTCCGTCGTCCCCCACAGAAGGGTCGGCGCGAGCCGCGGGTGCTGCCGGACCCAGGCCGGGCGCGGCGCGATCTCCGTCTCGCGCAGGACGTCGGCGGTGCCGGGCCGCAGGGAGCGGCGGGACTGTGCATGGGCATGGAGACGCCGCGCGGCACGGCCCGGGGAGGAGGACCGTGCCGAGCGGGTCAGGACGCGGGGTGCGTCAGGCGGCGGTGCGCTGCCTGCGGCGGAGCGTCAGGTACGTGCCCGTGGCGCCGACGGCCACCAGGGCGCCCGCACCGAGGCTGACCGGAAGGGCCGGGAACCGGCCGGAGTCGGTCGTCGCGGCCGTGTCCACCATCGCCGGGCCCGGGGTGAGGTGGGTGCTCACCGCGGAGACGTGGCGGATCGGGCCGATGTGCCTGACCGAGCCGTCCGCGTTCAGCAGCACCTGCTTGTTGTTCGGGTGCCGGAAGTCGAACATGTTCGTCAGCGAGCCCGCGGTCGCGTCGAAGGAGTGGTCGCCGACGCGGCCGGTGTGCCAGTTGTCCTCGATGAAGCGGGTGATCGAGGCCTGGTCGGTCTGGGTGTGGTCGACCTTGTTCACCTTGCTGTACGGCGAGACGACCAGCAGCGGCAGCCGGGTGCCGGGGCCGCAGCGGTCGGCGTAGCCACCGGACGCGGCCGGGCCGGACTGGCAGGCCGCGCTGTCCAGGGCCTTGCCGTTGGAGCCGACCGTGGTGTCCTTGGAGCCGTTGCGGGGCTTGGCGTAGGCGTGGTCGTACCAGCCGTCGGAGTCGTCGTAGGCGATCACGATCGCGGTGGACTTCCACTGCGGCGAGCTCTGGATGGTGTTGATCTCGTTGACGAGGAAGTGCTGCTCGTCGGTCGGGTCGGAGTAGCCCGCGTGGCCGTCCTGGTACTCGCCGGCCTTGAGGAAGCTGACGGCCGGGAGCTTGCCCGCCTTGGCGGCCGCGGTGAAGTCGGTCAGGTCGTAGTTGTGGTTCGCCCGGCCGTTGTGACCGATCTCGTTCACGTTCTTCGGCGCCACGTGGTGCGGGTTGGACGTCGACTTGTAGTACGAGAACGGGTTGTGGTGCGGGCTGTAGTCGATCACGGAGGCGCCGCCGACGTTGGTGTGCGCGGTGTCGCACTTGGCGTAGGAGCCGGACGTGCCGTCGTAGGCCGTCGACGGGCGGAAGCCGCCCTGGAACCAGCCCCAGGTCACCTTCTTGGAGTTGAGCAGGTCGCCGATGTTCCTGCCCTGCAGCGACGCCAGCGCGCTGGTGCTGGTGTGGTCCTTGTCGGAGCAGTCGTCGTAGGCCGGGTCGGGGTCGTTGACGACCGTGCCGACGCCCTTCGCGTCCGGGGAGGCGATGGCGTACGAGTCAGGCGTCGACGTCT
Coding sequences within:
- a CDS encoding SpoIIE family protein phosphatase, whose protein sequence is MDRFPNAADVDFHSPLDLTKAAAAVLDADGRISGWSPSARRLLGHPAEDVLGRPAALLLATDPGQRPSSLCTAHRPRSTVLDLVCRDGRTLRAAVTFSPIVTQDMAATVVLAAELKELRCWESQLAMLQGLATESPVGLTIFDTDMRVVWGNVSTDLELAGVAQYVGRPAADLFPEGEFISRHHPPDEDQIMEHVLTTGEPIMGMHYRGRAPADPVREHVWSCSYHRLVDARGEPLGLFEESLDITDRYRAQERLSLLVRAGKRIGASLDVRRTAAELADVAVPQLADEVLVDLPPAVIEGRQPPTGSAPGHSLLRMHGRTPEEFRTSPVSYPPSSPQALSLATSRPVVDAVPPTSPDGPAPDGRRSSLFVPLLARDAVLGLATFRRSHNPDPFGPEEQTLAVELTERAAVGIDNARRYTSQHAAALVLQRSLLPQHLPEQSAVEVAYRYLPADSRVGVGGDWFDLIPLSGARVGLTVGDVVGHGVHAAATMGRLRATVRTLALLDLDPAELLTRLDGLVAQDSEPDADDGLGDEALGVTCLYAIYDPVSGRCVWASAGHPPPIVADATGSVALSALAPGPPLGLGSLPYENVELSLSNGSVVAFFTDGVVEDRRTDIDSGIDRLAHVLTWQRCPLEELCDRALSTLPPGPQADDATLLLIRTRRLGAGQVADLELPPDPAMVARARTDTERQLESWGLADLAFTAELVVSELVTNSIRYATGPVMLRLIKDRSLLCEVSDNAHTAPHLRRARRDDEGGRGLFLVAQMSQRWGTRYTGSGKTIWAELAIP
- a CDS encoding Fur family transcriptional regulator; the encoded protein is MTASQPPTTADELRGAGLRVTAARVALLETVRHGDHLDVEAIASGVRERVGHISLQAVYDALHALTTAKLIRRIEPAGSPARFEGRVGDNHHHVLCRSCGAVADVDCAVGDAPCLTASDDHGFAIDEAEVIYWGLCPACSTASSS
- the katG gene encoding catalase/peroxidase HPI, giving the protein MSEAQENAGKCPVAHDRAPHPTQGGGNRQWWPEGLNLKILAKNPAVSNPLDEGFDYAEAFQNLDLAAVKRDIAEVLTTSQDWWPADFGNYGPLMIRMAWHSAGTYRISDGRGGAGAGQQRFAPLNSWPDNGNLDKARRLLWPVKKKYGQAISWADLMILTGNVALESMGFKTFGFGGGREDVWEPEDDVYWGPEKVWLDDQRYTGDRDLESPLGAVQMGLIYVNPEGPNGNPDPIAAARDIRETFRRMAMNDEETVALIAGGHTFGKTHGAGPAENVGAEPEGAPIEQQGLGWKSTYGTGKGGDAITSGLEVTWTTKPTQWSNDFFGILFGYEWELTESPAGAKQWVAKDAEAIIPDAHDPSKKRLPTMLTTDLSLRFDPIYEPIARRFHENPDQFADAFARAWFKLTHRDMGPKSLYLGPEVPAETLIWQDPLPQAEGEAIDAADVTALKAKLLDSGLTVSQLVKAAWASASTFRGSDKRGGANGARVRLEPQRGWEVNDPDELAQVLRVLEGVQRDFNTGAKKVSLADLIVLGGAAAVEKAAKDAGVDVEVPFTPGRVDATDEHTDAESFAALEPTADGFRNYLGKGNRLPAEYLLLDRANLLGLSAPELTVLVGGLRVLGANQGGSKHGVLTETPGVLTNDFFVNLLDMGTTWKSTSEDQSTFEGRDASGAVKWTGTRADLVFGSNSELRAVAEVYASDDAKEKFVKDFVAAWTKVADADRFDLV
- a CDS encoding TMEM175 family protein produces the protein MSPERLSMLGDAVFAIAITLLALDITVPEGLRDSEVPHALRELLPAIGAYLLSFAVIGVLWLTQHALFRMIATVDRWLLYLYFALLAVAAALPFPTKLISEYGETAAATACYSGSIALSLGFLGAMYLRLLAAPALAVTGTDPAELRASVRRSALHVLVFVTAIPLAFWSPGLAKYWWLMVIPARALHRAPAPAVPAAAGEERS
- a CDS encoding class F sortase, with protein sequence MTPLSRRTLVTAATASLLAGCAGRTPDRTAPAAHRSPASSPPPATTTAASGAPTPLGRSTPVRLRIPAIGVDTPLLRLGLAADGTVQVPPVTAHDRAGWYRYSPTPGQTGPSVILGHVTVGAYGDGVFRRLAELRRGEQAVARLENGRSAVFTVDKVRTVAKAAFPTEDVYGDVDRPELRLITCGGPRGGDGYLDNVIVFATLTGTTR
- a CDS encoding Tat pathway signal sequence domain protein, which translates into the protein MRRTVLSATALACTAVLAGTVPAFADSSTPRPVPTVAQSAAVSAKPSAVPSQAPSAAPSRASTPAPTRDSRQVAAVPQGAPDTGVTEPSSDSGSENALIGGGAAAVLAAGATVFAVRRRRATGA
- a CDS encoding phospholipase C, giving the protein MRSLGALAGAAALTVLGGTAPSWAAEPAGHGSGSSTATPIKHVVVLFDENISFDHYFATYPKAANTDGTKFTASKNTPKDVDTVAHAGLLTKNPNQYAPRRLSPSQAMTCDQNHSYGPEQLAYDGGRADQFVQNTEVDKCSGGLFGEPGLVMDYYDGNTVTGLWNYAQQYALNDRSYSSVYGPSTPGALNLASGQTHGAISVDSVTGKQTSTPDSYAIASPDAKGVGTVVNDPDPAYDDCSDKDHTSTSALASLQGRNIGDLLNSKKVTWGWFQGGFRPSTAYDGTSGSYAKCDTAHTNVGGASVIDYSPHHNPFSYYKSTSNPHHVAPKNVNEIGHNGRANHNYDLTDFTAAAKAGKLPAVSFLKAGEYQDGHAGYSDPTDEQHFLVNEINTIQSSPQWKSTAIVIAYDDSDGWYDHAYAKPRNGSKDTTVGSNGKALDSAACQSGPAASGGYADRCGPGTRLPLLVVSPYSKVNKVDHTQTDQASITRFIEDNWHTGRVGDHSFDATAGSLTNMFDFRHPNNKQVLLNADGSVRHIGPIRHVSAVSTHLTPGPAMVDTAATTDSGRFPALPVSLGAGALVAVGATGTYLTLRRRQRTAA
- a CDS encoding RNA polymerase sigma factor, which gives rise to MKRSRDTAASELFAALYPRLAGWCRRLVDDDETAHEIASEAFTRLWARWTKVEEPRGFLYVTAANLVRDHWRKLERERRAVRRAGTEAAIRPHAEPADPSVRLLVQSLPERLRVPILLHYYADMPIREVSELTGRKEGTVKADLHAARELLRGHLRRSLDHTL